One Mercurialis annua linkage group LG3, ddMerAnnu1.2, whole genome shotgun sequence DNA window includes the following coding sequences:
- the LOC126672780 gene encoding two-component response regulator ARR12 yields MEDKSSLIPSFARGLNVLLVECDEASLMGLSSMLEQYAFKVTATGLAKDGLSMVEEQNKRFKLVMANANMPDMDILEFVRKLFKMNTAVILMASGTSVSAAREALAEGASFFLFKPIAVDDLRNVWQFAYTNDMDQNENYEFTNNVAIAEDSQCGNNHNALIEVEVGKEDGAEFENNRDVDEGLIAENGEKKGDEKTKGIMEENEEVERGKGGIIIYDNKNLSWKKRMLEEELGHKISSLPQNCRNIWNSELHLKFTAAISALGDKKARPKLILELMDVPNLTKRQVASHLQKYKSQVRRICEMGDTNISPTVCDSSEMYLNRVLGDPQGSQTSEFGNIRGIPSAGRIQEVLNSLPTTKFTSGNVLPSGGPINFPTNLIEGSSSNNVSVNVKTDAIKLPKGFYKGLENELAAVTFSSHNKKNNNPAAGSAAHLIQRNVSNDQGQLVSHNINPTAGSANLIQRNVSNYQNQLVSDTNPTAGSADLIQRNFSTYQSQLVSDNINPTAGSADLIQRNVSSYPSQLVSDNTNPTAGSADLIQRNVSNDPSQLVIIDNVWNILEKEQEVDEGIKDLEGEANEDDLDRFCAYLEDEIELESSP; encoded by the exons ATGGAAGATAAAAGTAGTTTAATACCTAGCTTTGCTCGAGGACTCAATGTTCTGTTGGTGGAATGTGATGAAGCTTCACTCATGGGCCTATCATCAATGCTTGAACAATATGCATTCAAGG TTACGGCTACAGGATTAGCAAAGGATGGTTTATCAATGGTTGAAGAACAAAATAAGAGATTCAAACTTGTGATGGCTAATGCAAACATGCCAGATATGGACATTCTTGAATTCGTTCGCAAACTTTTCAAAATGAACACTGCTGTTATTC TGATGGCGTCAGGAACAAGTGTAAGTGCAGCTAGAGAAGCCCTAGCTGAAGGGGCatcattttttcttttcaaaccgATTGCTGTCGACGATTTAAGAAATGTGTGGCAATTTGCATACACGAACGATATGGATCAAAACGAGAATTATGAATTTACTAATAATGTAGCAATCGCAGAAGATTCGCAATGTGGTAATAATCATAATGCTTTAATAGAAGTTGAAGTTGGGAAAGAAGACGGGGCTGAGTTCGAAAATAATAGAGATGTCGATGAAGGTTTAATTGCGGAAAATGGCGAAAAGAAAGGCGATGAGAAAACGAAGGGGATAATGGAGGAAAATGAAGAGGTAGAAAGAGGAAAAGGAGGTATTATCATATATGATAATAAGAATTTGTCGTGGAAGAAGAGAATGCTTGAGGAAGAATTAGGGCACAAAATTAGCTCGCTGCCACAAAACTGTCGAAATATTTGGAATTCTGAACTTCACCTCAAATTTACTGCTGCTATTAGTGCATTAGGCGACAAAA AGGCTCGGCCGAAATTGATTTTGGAATTGATGGATGTGCCTAATTTAACAAAGAGGCAAGTTGCCAGTCATCTCCAG AAGTACAAATCTCAAGTGCGGCGTATTTGTGAAATGGGCGATACCAATATTTCACCAACAGTATGTGATTCATCTGAGATGTACCTTAATCGAGTCCTTGGCGATCCACAAGGAAGCCAAACTTCTGAGTTTGGAAATATTCGAG GGATTCCATCTGCTGGAAGAATTCAAGAGGTGCTGAACTCTTTGCCAACAACAAAGTTCACCTCAGGCAACGTGCTCCCGTCCGGTGGACCCATCAATTTTCCGACCAACCTTATCGAAGGCAGCTCATCAAATAATGTCTCTGTGAATGTGAAAACTGATGCAATAAAGTTACCAAAAGGCTTTTACAAAGGATTAGAAAATGAATTGGCTGCCGTGACTTTTTCGagccataataaaaaaaataacaacccTGCTGCTGGTTCTGCTGCTCACTTGATCCAAAGAAACGTTTCAAATGATCAAGGGCAATTGGTTTCTCATAATATCAACCCTACTGCTGGTTCTGCTAACTTGATCCAAAGAAACGtttcaaattatcaaaaccaGTTGGTTTCTGATACTAACCCTACTGCTGGTTCTGCTGACTTGATCCAAAGAAACTTTTCAACTTATCAAAGCCAGTTGGTTTCTGATAATATCAACCCTACTGCTGGCTCTGCTGACTTGATCCAAAGAAACGTTTCAAGTTATCCAAGCCAGTTGGTTTCTGATAATACCAACCCTACTGCTGGCTCTGCTGACTTGATCCAAAGAAACGTTTCAAATGATCCAAGCCAGTTGGTCATTATTGATAATGTATGGAATATTTTGGAGAAAGAACAAGAAGTGGACGAGGGTATCAAAGATTTGGAAGGAGAAGCAAATGAAGATGATCTTGATCGATTCTGCGCCTATCTTGAGGATGAGATTGAGCTAGAGAGTTCACCATAA
- the LOC126672781 gene encoding uncharacterized protein LOC126672781 yields the protein MSLSINFISWNCRGGLSYPRKQRTIRSLISKHCLSVIGLIETKRELLDDFLISRLWPNCNYGYCFSPSVGASGGLLCIWDKTIFTPSRIVTFPRWISIDFEISSTPIRFILVYGCSMAIERVALWPNILSELQSDRLCFLVGDFNEILHPSDRLNCSGYSSGMMQFLDFIQSSSLVEINNQGRLFTWYNNQSRSKIDRCFLSPSGFITWPNMTLDALPRNFSDHTPLLFRSDTVVDWGPKPFKSINAWWM from the coding sequence atgtcgttatctattaattttatttcttggAATTGTCGTGGAGGTTTATCTTATCCTAGGAAGCAGAGAACAATTCGTTCGTTGATTTCAAAGCATTGTCTTTCAGTAATTGGTCTTATCGAGACTAAAAGAGAATTGCTTGACGATTTTCTGATTTCTCGTCTTTGGCCGAATTGCAATTATGGTTACTGTTTTTCTCCTTCTGTGGGAGCATCTGGGGGTCTCTTATGTATTTGGGACAAGACTATATTTACGCCTTCTAGAATTGTTACTTTTCCTCGTTGGATTAGCATTGATTTTGAGATTTCTTCGACTCCGATCCGCTTCATTTTAGTTTATGGCTGTTCTATGGCGATTGAGAGAGTTGCGTTATGGCCAAATATTTTATCAGAACTGCAATCTGATAGGCTTTGTTTTCTTGTAGGGGATTTCAATGAGATCTTGCATCCGTCTGATCGTTTGAACTGTAGTGGATACTCTTCGGGTATGATGCAGTTTTTAGACTTTATTCAGTCCTCTAGTTTGGTGGAAATCAACAACCAGGGCCGTTTATTTACTTGGTATAATAATCAATCTCGTTCGAAGATTGATCGTTGCTTCCTTTCTCCGAGTGGCTTTATTACTTGGCCAAACATGACTCTTGACGCTCTCCCTAGGAATTTCTCGGATCATACTCCGCTCCTTTTTAGATCAGACACAGTTGTTGATTGGGGTCCAAAACCTTTTAAATCTATCAATGCTTGGtggatgtaa